The nucleotide window attaaaaaaaattaatttttattttactgactgGTTTGTTTTTCCAGCCAGTCATAGggattgaattttctttttagtgtCAGGAAATGACCATATGTTTTTCCTATGAAGATCTTGtacttaatattaatataaaaggaTTTCCTAGTATTGAATCATCATTTTATGATTCATGTACATGTTTATTCACCCTGCGATAAACTCTAACTGGTGCTTatgtattttgtttaatttgctattGGCATCTGTGtgacaatattttatttagaatttcccCTACACTATTGGTAAGAGATTAggatctgattttcttttattgtgagcaatcttaatcatttttataataactTGAAATTCACTTCACACAACAAATTTGGAAGtgtttctttatgttttttgtCTGTATATTTTAAGTAGCATTGGAATTATCCTCTCTTTACAGGTTTGTTATAGTCCCCCTGTGAAACAATCTTGGTCTGGCATTGTTTTCATGGTGGAGTGAGGATGCTTGACTGTTGAGATGGTCTTTGAACCACACATTCACATGTATTTCTATCGCAATCCTCCTTGTCCCGGATGCTGAGGGATGCAGGTAATAGGAAGTAGGAAGTAGAAAGTAAGTTTCCAGGGATAGAGGACATCTTTCCTGTGGGAGACAGGGCTAGGGGATGACTGATAAGAAAATCACATCCAGGATGGGGGAGAATGGGAGGGGAGCGATGTCCGTGGGTGGGAGGGCTGTGAGAGAGGCTACCGGAAAGGCCTAAGTTGAGGACAGAGGATCAGCTGCTTCCTCCCAAGACTTTTCTTCTGATTGCATTCCAGCCTCTCCTGGGAGTCTCTGTCGTATTTTCACAGCTGGGAAGGCAAAGGGAATTTCCCATAATCCATGAACCTCCTTGGCAGCCTTTGTTGGGGAGGTCCTCAGGGTCACCTCACCCAAGGGGGCTTGGACAAAcaacagcaatcccactcccgaGTTCCTCCTATTTGCATTTGCTCTGAGGCGGTTGCCGCCCACAAACCTGGTGGCTCACAGAATTACTAAAGACCGTGAGGTCAGAGATATTCCTTTCATGTTGAGTAAAATGACTTCACGGTGGCAAAGGCTGGGTGGGGCTGAGGGGGATGCAGGGCAGGCTCTTCTGGGTACCCGGGGTGGCTGTGTCCCCTTATCTTCCCAGTTTCCTGGCTCCTGCTTTCTCAGCTCTCTGTAGGCCCTCCAGCCACAGAACAGCCCACAGCAGGAGGCGCTAGCCGGTGAGGCAGAGAGTGGGAGCACTTGGCCGGGGAGGCCCCCGCCTCTGCAGCTGCTGGATGTTGCACTCGGTAAGAGGCTGGGGAGAGTGGGGAGAAGACAGTCATGATATCCCTCAGGCTTCCGCACCCCTTCTGAGCCGGAAGGAAGACTTCGGAGAGTCTGAAGTTCAAAGACACAGCTGAGAGATGGGCCTGTGCCCCGAGAAAATCCTAGGCTGTGTTTCCTATGTATGAGACATGGCCTTGTGGAAAGTGTGACCACTCTCAGTCCTGTGGGTCCAGTGCTGTGACCCTTTCCAGGCCATGGGCTTCCAATTGAAGATGGGAAGTAGGCTGTGGGCTCAGGGGAGGCTTATAGGGCAAAGGGAAGGCTGGGCTGTGAAAGCACTTGAAGGGCCTGGGGAGAGTTTTACTTTCCAGGCCAGGGCTTCTTCCCCCTTTACACGCAGATGGAGTCCCTTCCCCAGTACCTTCACCCACCCCACTGCCTCAAAGCTAACCACACCTGTCCAACCCACAACCTCTCCAGAAGTCAGGGGAAAAAAGTACTGTGGCTCCTTTTAGAGCTTTAAATGCAAATATGAGTTAGCACCCAACTaaccacagaggagcctggcaggctacagtccatagggtcgcagagtcagacatgactgaagcgacttagcacactcaCGACCACAGGGGTTCATGCTTTGCTGCAGGGACTGCTGATGGGCCCCAGAGGCTCAGGGTGGCTTGGGGAACTGTTGGTTCAGACCTGCTCCTTGTGGTTGGTGCTCGGCTCTGGCTGCAGCCAGTGACCTTTCCAGGAGTGGGCCCAGGAGGAGGCTTCAGAGGAATTTGGAAGGTTCCCTGGGGAGACTTTTCCATCATTCACCTTCCTCCAAGGCCTTCTCAGGGTTTGACTGGTACAGTGGCTACTTTTCTGCAGTAacattttatccttttatttgATATCAGATGCCTAAGCCAGAATGAAGAGGTTTGTAGAACATTGGCTTTGCAGTCCAGAGACTAGGGTTTTACTCCTGGCAAAATACTCTACTTAGACAGGGCTATTCTTCTCTGATCTTCCTTTCACTTCCTCAGTTAATGTTTGCAGCAATACTATCATTGATATAGTGATCTCTTCTGTGTTCAGCACTGTGCTGAATACCTTACCAGACATCAGTTCACCGAATCCTCACAATGACCCCATgagtgggggtgaggaggggccACTACTGTTTTGgttaacagatgaggaagctgaagcttcaggAGGTTGAGCAATTTCACAACATCACCAAACCAGTATGAATTCTGGCCCCAGGTAGCTTTCATTCCATAGGGTGTTAGTCACCACCTTCAATGGTGTTTAGAGCACCATTGATCAGAATAGAATTGCCTGTGTTCCTCTTTGGACTGATTGTTTAAAGAACAATTCTTTAACCTAGTCTAAGTTTCTTTGGATTTCTCATTGTATAGTCATTGTTCAGTATCCATGGGGGTTGTTGGTTCCAGGAACCATGCAGGTGCTCAAGTCTCTTACATCAAGTCTCTTACATAAAgtggcatagtatttgcatatactCTAGGCACAGCCTCCCATATAATTTATACCatttctagattacttataatatttaatagctgctgctgctggtaagtcgcttcagtcatgtctgactctttgcgacctcatggacagcagcccaccaggctcccctgtccctgggattctccaggcaagaacactggagtgggttgccatttccttctccaatgcatgaaagtgaaaagtgaaagtgaagttgctcagtcgtgtccgacttgtagcgaccctgtggactgcagcctaccaggctcctccgtccgtgggattttccaggcaagagtactggagtgggttgtcattgtcttctccaattTAATAGCATGTAAATGCTATGtgaacggggcttcccaggtggcgctaatagtaaagaacccttctaccaatgcaggagacgcaagagacagaCACAGTTTCTCTCTCTGAGTCAGTgcgattccctggaggaaggcatagcatcccagtattcttccctgaaaaattccatggacagaggagtctggtgagctacagtccatagggtcgcaaagagtcggacacgactgaagtgacttggcaggcaAGCATACTATGTGACTAGTTATagatacaatgtaaatgctatgcaaATAGTTGCCAGTGCAAGACaagttcaagttttgttttttggaactttctggaatttaaaacaatattttctatCTGTGATTGGTTGAATCTGCACATGCTGAACTCATAATTCCAGAAGGCCAGCTGTATACAAGACAGGTCCTGCCTCTTGTGGCTTCTACCAGCCCCTACTGTAGAAGCAATCTAAGTTTTTTATGGTCCAAATGCCGGAGTCCACTTCTCTCTGTGCTTTATTCCCGTCAGCTGCTCACTGCTCTCCCACCCTTGGCTCTTCTGCCTTGGCAACAATTTCGGAAATGCCCCACTGGTTCAACCTCTGCACCCACATTAGGTCTCTTAGCTTCTTCAGCTGCAGCTCTGTAACTGTGGAGAGGCGGTGGAGGGGATGTGTTGATGTGAGCCTTGAAGGACAGGTTGAATTGGGGTGAGCAGAAAGTAGTTGGTGAGGCATGTGTTGTCtaaggggctggggtgggggtgaggtgtAAGTTGTACATGGGTCATGGTGTAGACTTGGGAGTAGGCAGTACCCAGGGAGGGGAGGAAACTGGTTTGAGATCGGGCATCCTGCAGGAGGAAAGGAGGACAGGAGTCTGGGCCGTGTGGGATGCTCAGGGTGCAGGCTGGAATGAGGGGCAGAGCACCAGGCTTCCAGTGTCCCCCCTGGCAGAGCAGCAGACTTTTGGGACATGTACCGTGTGGCATGTCCAAGGCAGCAGTGGCGAGCCCTGAGGGCAGGTGAATGTGTAGCCTCCGCCTCCTCTCCCCAGAGTGAGGCTTCACCAGAGAGCAAGCTTTGACTGTGGACTGTCTGAGAGCAGGGGGCTCTGATTATCCACCCTCGTATCTTCAGAGTCTAGTCTCGAGTCTGGTGCTTCACAGGCACTCAGGGGCTTTCACATGAATGAACAGAGAGAGGggggagggaagcaggaaggAAGGGTGGGCCAACAGCAGGGCTTAATGATGAGCTGGGAGCTCCAGGCAAGTGTCAGCCAATCTCAATCCAGGGTCAGGCAACTGGGGCTTGCCGTCTGCATCCCCAAATGGTTGTGGGGTCACCATTCATGAGAAAACTCACTCTTCTGGTCTTCTCTGATTCTACTGGGTCAGAGAGACTAAGCCTGAATTCAACAACATCTCAGTCCAAATAAATAAGAGCGAAGAAATAAGATTCAAGGAGAGGGAATCTTAGTTCTTTCCCTCACTCAAGGGAAAGCTGCTCTGTTTGGTCAAGacttttgtcttgtttctgaagTAAATGGCTCTTGTTCCCACGATCATTAGATTTCAAGTGCAGTTCCTGGCCTTTAAGTGCATAGACTTAAGCTTCTCTCCTCACcgcacactcttttttttttttttttttttttaaattttattttatttttaaactttacataattgtattagttttgccaaatatcaaaatgaatccgccacaggtatacatgtgttccccagtgGGAAGAAGTCGGGGCAACCCAGTGAACCCCATCAGGGACAGGTTCCCCAGGATCGTGGGCATTACACAGATGCTTTTGAGCTTGCTCGATAAAGGctgattttgtttaaaaagtgCATTGAGACAGAACTTGAAAACTATAGGCTAATAGTGATCCAAAGACCAGTGTATCTCTAaccacatttttgtttatttttaaagtgtttccttcatggtttttcttgtggcTTGCCCAGGGCAGTTTGTGCTCTTGTTGTGAGCTTTATCTGTCTTTGACATTGTTTTTGCTGAACTTGGTTTTTCCGAGACCCTCTCTGCTCAGAGGCTCAGTTTCACCCTGCCATCAGCAGTCAGCCAGTTTTGGTGGCAGAAGGGGCCACAGCTGCTTCCTGTCAGCCCCCCGGGCAGAAGCATGCAGTGGTGTCTCCTCCTGATCTGGGCCCAGGTGCTGAAGCAGGCTCTCCTCCCCGCATCAGGTAAGATCTGAAGTCTAGCCCAGGACAGGACCGGGAGGGAGAGCGGGCGGGAAGGGGAGGCTGGAGCCAAGGCCTCATCCATCTGACGGAAGGAAATACAGTTTTCAGAGTCCTGTGTCCCCTCGTGGGAGGAAACGCTGTCTCTGAGAAGGAGCTCCAGTTCTGTTTTCGGTGGTAGATGAAGGACTTGGGGTTGTGGGGTGCCTGCCTGGCTAACCCAAAAAAAGAAGCAGGAGGTGAGAAAGGGACTAAGGAGGAGGGATGATGGGTTTGCTGGGCGAAGTCCCCTCCTGCTCTATCCTCCTTTCTTCTGTCCTTGAGGAAACTTCTAGAAAAACATAGTATGCTTTTTGTGGGTCAAAAACATCATTGTCACAGATTACAGATATTCTACTGCTATAGATTGAATTTATGTTAAACCTATTTCcttctgtattaaaaataataaataaatgtgtctGAGGGggcagaaatatttaaaaactgttatAATTTTGTTTCCCTGTTTTCTGAACCATCTGCGGGGGTCAGTGCTGAGGAAGGTGGTTTTGCCTGGGAGAAACAGAGTTACTCTCCAAGCTTCCTTTCCTTTAGATTTCGGggcttttctgaaaattttccagGCACCCCCAATGGCAGTCAATTGAAACAGCCAGGTCTTATTTCAAAGGATAATGGGCCCAGCGCAGAACTGGCTGCCGATAGATACAATCAGAAACAGAGGTGGTGGCCGACAAGGGCCTATATTCTAGGTAGAGAGACAACGTAAGTGTGTGGAAAAAATCAATGAGCTCATCAGGAAATAATATTCCAGCAGAGTGTCTTGAGAGGGTGAAGCAGCTACATTGTATAGGAATTATGGTGTTTATGGGGGAAAGACAGGACGAACTGGAGAGACTGTCATTCCAAAATCCAATTCTGGTATTTCCCTGgcgatctagtggttaagacctcaccttcctgtgcagggggtgtgggctcaatccctacatggggagctaagatcccacatgcctgatggccaaaaaatcaaaacataaaacagaagcaatattgtaacagattcaataaagactttaaaaatggtacacatcaaaaaaaaaaaaaaaaaaaaaaaaaaaaacccttaaaaaaaacGAAGCAAAATGCCGAAAACCAATTTTGGCCTCAAAGACTCCTTGGAATTTCTATGGAAAGGTTCAAAACCAGCTGCTAAAAATGCACACTTCTTTCCCTTCCCTAGGAGCTGTGACAGGCAGAATAGTAACAATGGGGAACATTTCTGCAGAGGAAGGTGGCTCTGTCACCTTACAATGTCACCTCTCCTCCACCACTGCCAAAGTGACCCAAGTCAACTGGAATCTGCAAGACCAAGTTGTGGCCATTCATCATGACAGGTTGGGGTGGCACATTgatcctgccttcaaggagcGAGTGGTCCCGGACTCCAACCTGGGCCTCACCCTCCGGTGGCTGACCAGTAACGACACGGGACAGTACACCTGCGTCTATCACACCTACCCTGACGGGATTTACAAAGGGGTGCTCTTTCTGCAAGTCCTACGACACTCAGGTATGCCTGGGGCCAGGTGGCTGAGGACCCTCATGCTCGATGATCGAATCACTGCAGAGCGGGACCTCCCAACCCTGGCTCACATtcacatcacctgggagctttcaAATGGAACGGAAGCTGGCACCCCATCCCAGACCAGTTCAGTCAGAGCCTATAGGGGCAGAGCAGGGTGTGTTAGATTCTAGAAGCACTCTCGATGGTTTGAatagtcagccatgactgagaaCCACTGTTTGGATAAAAGCACATCTTATATGTTTTTGTTAGGAAGACCAGTTGTTCAGGTCATTTGAGAAGCGTGTAcacactcagtcgctcagtcatgttcgactctttataactctacagactgtagcccactaggctcctctgtccatggggtttcctaggcaagaatactggggtgggttgccatttcctactctacagcatcttcctgaccca belongs to Bubalus kerabau isolate K-KA32 ecotype Philippines breed swamp buffalo chromosome 2, PCC_UOA_SB_1v2, whole genome shotgun sequence and includes:
- the TIGIT gene encoding T-cell immunoreceptor with Ig and ITIM domains produces the protein MQWCLLLIWAQVLKQALLPASGAVTGRIVTMGNISAEEGGSVTLQCHLSSTTAKVTQVNWNLQDQVVAIHHDRLGWHIDPAFKERVVPDSNLGLTLRWLTSNDTGQYTCVYHTYPDGIYKGVLFLQVLRHSAAEYSAGFQIPLLGAVAAALVVICIAVIAVAALARKKKSLRIRSAEGDLGRGPSEPEACRPRVVSSPGSCVEADAGLCGDQGSEDHAEAEPHEYFNVLSYRSLASFSFPTETG